Proteins encoded by one window of Hafnia alvei:
- the ygfM gene encoding molybdopterin-dependent oxidoreductase FAD-binding subunit: MIEQFFWPESVKQALELKRQFQDEAVYFGGGSKLNATPTKTTKKFGIALSKLGLDKVSLQQGKLHIGSQATLQRLIDTPLIPDALRHALGFIYSRHLRNQATLAGEIVAKQKERVLLPVLLVLDAQVVTATGETLNLEEYLDNDRDDLLLEVILPDPYQNCSTRKIARSAAGLAVITAAVATGSHGEMKIALDGVSERAIRLRDVESRGLSDDELEKAVSDAISPRADIGGSEAYKRYIAGVVVAELLADCQQMSEEK; the protein is encoded by the coding sequence ATGATTGAGCAATTTTTCTGGCCAGAATCCGTTAAGCAGGCACTTGAACTCAAGCGCCAGTTTCAGGATGAGGCGGTCTATTTTGGCGGAGGTAGCAAGTTAAATGCGACGCCGACCAAAACGACAAAGAAGTTTGGTATCGCTTTATCAAAGCTCGGACTTGATAAGGTGAGTTTGCAGCAGGGAAAACTACACATTGGTTCTCAGGCAACGCTACAGCGGCTGATTGATACCCCGCTGATCCCCGACGCGCTGCGTCATGCTCTGGGGTTTATCTACTCTCGCCATCTCCGTAATCAGGCCACTTTAGCAGGCGAAATTGTCGCCAAGCAGAAAGAGCGCGTTCTACTTCCCGTGCTGTTAGTGCTTGATGCGCAGGTGGTAACGGCTACAGGTGAAACGCTCAATCTAGAAGAGTATCTGGATAACGATCGTGACGATCTTCTGCTAGAGGTGATCCTCCCCGATCCATACCAAAACTGTTCAACGCGTAAGATCGCACGCTCTGCGGCAGGCTTGGCCGTGATAACCGCGGCGGTAGCAACCGGCTCCCATGGTGAAATGAAAATTGCGCTAGATGGTGTGTCTGAACGAGCAATACGACTGCGTGACGTGGAGTCTCGTGGCCTAAGTGATGACGAACTAGAGAAGGCCGTGAGCGATGCCATTTCCCCACGTGCTGATATCGGAGGCAGCGAAGCATACAAACGCTATATCGCGGGTGTTGTCGTTGCAGAACTGTTGGCTGACTGTCAGCAGATGAGTGAGGAAAAGTGA
- the ygfK gene encoding putative selenate reductase subunit YgfK, with the protein MGDIMRPVPFKELLTRVFDEYNESHSIFGIPEQQFYRKDNDRLIKVFGETCETPMGPAAGPHTQLAQNIIVSWLTGGRFIELKTVQILDRLELDKPCIDAEDECFNTEWSTEFTLQKAHDEYLKAWFVLHLLEALFDPRTQGEAKSFIFNMSVGYNLEGIKQPAMQNFIHSMMDSGQHPKYAEYQSILSHFIREQFESRSAQLSQLPQQIPAQMVHGVTLSTMHGCPPNEIEAICRYMLEEKGLNTFVKLNPTLLGYPRVREILDTCGFDYIGLKEESFEHDLKLEQAISMLQRLTALGQQKQLSFGVKLTNTLGTINHKGALPGEEMYMSGRALFPLSINVAAVLSRAFDGKLPISYSGGASKFNIRDIFDTGIRPITMATDLLKPGGYLRQLECMRELDQSDSWGMTKVDVERLEALAKKAVSMEYTQKHWKAQDRIDAGGPLPMTDCYVAPCVTACAIKQDIPEYIRLLGEQRYADALELIYQRNALPAITGHICDHQCQYNCTRMDYDSALNIRELKKVALEKGWDEYQKRWHKPAGSGSKHPVAVLGAGPAGLSAGYFLARAGYQVTLFEREANAGGVVKNIIPQFRIPAETIQHDIDFVAAHGVKFEFGCDPALTVDKLTQQGFRYVFIGVGTDKNSGVKLAGDNRNVYKSLPFLRSYNRGDKLSLGRHVAVVGAGNTAMDCARAALKVPGVEDVTVIYRRTLNEMPAYREEYEEAVEDGVKFMFLTNPEQFDADGTLTARVMELGEPDEKGRRRPVATDKTIKLRMDALITAIGEQADCAALSAMGVPLNAEGWPAVNAETGETPRPNVFLIGDVQSGPSSIVAAISTARRATDEVLKRENIRTHHSDKQWSNVDPAEIYQRKGAISVLMVDKEEREAFVAQEAQRCLECNYICSKCVDVCPNRANVSIAVPGFHDRFQTLHLDAYCNECGNCAQFCPWQGKPYKDKITIYSLPEDFTNSTNPGFFVDNDNVSVRQGKQIWHLHIDKQGQLDDVPPELEDMCRIISHVHNHHHYLLGRVEV; encoded by the coding sequence ATGGGAGATATTATGCGCCCCGTTCCTTTCAAGGAACTTTTGACGCGTGTTTTCGACGAGTATAACGAAAGCCACTCAATCTTCGGGATACCGGAACAGCAGTTCTATCGCAAAGATAACGACCGACTTATCAAGGTATTTGGCGAAACCTGTGAAACGCCTATGGGGCCAGCCGCAGGGCCGCATACACAGCTTGCGCAAAATATCATTGTGTCTTGGTTGACCGGTGGGCGCTTTATTGAGTTGAAAACGGTGCAAATTCTTGACCGCTTAGAATTAGACAAACCGTGTATCGATGCTGAAGACGAATGCTTTAACACCGAATGGTCAACGGAATTCACGCTGCAAAAAGCCCATGACGAATATCTGAAAGCCTGGTTTGTTTTGCATTTACTCGAAGCTCTTTTTGACCCTCGCACACAGGGTGAAGCTAAGTCATTCATCTTCAATATGAGCGTTGGCTATAACCTTGAAGGCATCAAGCAGCCCGCCATGCAGAACTTTATTCATAGCATGATGGATTCAGGCCAACATCCGAAATATGCCGAATATCAGTCTATCCTGTCTCATTTCATTCGCGAACAGTTTGAATCGCGTTCAGCGCAGCTCAGCCAACTACCACAGCAAATCCCCGCGCAAATGGTTCATGGGGTCACGCTCTCCACGATGCACGGTTGCCCACCTAATGAAATTGAGGCGATCTGCCGCTATATGCTGGAGGAAAAAGGGCTCAACACCTTTGTTAAATTAAACCCAACGCTGCTTGGCTACCCTCGCGTGCGTGAAATTCTCGACACCTGCGGCTTTGATTATATTGGCCTGAAAGAAGAGTCCTTTGAGCATGATTTGAAGCTAGAGCAGGCCATTTCTATGCTGCAAAGATTGACGGCTCTAGGCCAGCAAAAGCAGCTTAGCTTCGGGGTGAAACTCACCAACACGCTCGGCACCATCAATCACAAAGGCGCGCTGCCGGGTGAAGAGATGTATATGTCTGGGCGTGCGCTATTCCCACTGTCTATCAACGTGGCTGCCGTCTTATCACGTGCGTTCGACGGCAAGCTGCCAATCTCGTACTCCGGCGGCGCGAGCAAATTTAATATTCGCGATATCTTTGATACTGGCATTCGTCCTATCACGATGGCAACGGATTTACTCAAGCCGGGCGGGTACTTACGCCAGCTAGAGTGCATGCGTGAGCTGGATCAGTCTGATTCGTGGGGTATGACTAAAGTCGACGTTGAGCGTTTGGAAGCGCTGGCGAAGAAAGCCGTTAGCATGGAATACACCCAGAAACATTGGAAAGCGCAGGATCGTATTGATGCAGGCGGCCCATTGCCAATGACCGATTGCTATGTGGCACCGTGCGTCACCGCCTGTGCAATCAAACAAGATATTCCTGAATATATTCGTTTGCTCGGTGAACAACGCTACGCCGATGCGTTAGAGCTGATTTATCAGCGCAATGCGCTGCCTGCCATCACCGGGCACATCTGCGATCATCAGTGCCAGTACAACTGTACTCGTATGGACTATGACAGCGCGCTAAACATTCGCGAGCTGAAAAAGGTGGCATTGGAAAAAGGCTGGGATGAATATCAGAAACGCTGGCATAAACCTGCGGGCTCTGGCTCTAAGCATCCGGTTGCGGTGCTAGGCGCAGGGCCAGCAGGACTCTCCGCAGGATATTTCTTGGCGCGAGCGGGCTATCAGGTCACTTTGTTTGAGCGTGAAGCCAACGCGGGTGGGGTGGTGAAAAACATTATTCCTCAGTTCCGTATTCCGGCTGAAACTATCCAGCATGATATCGATTTTGTTGCCGCACACGGGGTGAAGTTTGAGTTCGGCTGCGATCCTGCATTAACCGTCGATAAGCTTACCCAGCAAGGTTTTCGCTATGTCTTTATTGGGGTGGGCACCGATAAAAACAGCGGTGTGAAACTGGCGGGTGACAACCGCAATGTCTATAAATCGCTGCCGTTCCTGCGTAGCTATAACCGTGGCGATAAACTCTCTTTAGGCCGTCATGTGGCCGTTGTTGGCGCGGGGAATACCGCCATGGACTGCGCGCGTGCTGCGCTGAAGGTTCCCGGCGTAGAAGATGTGACCGTCATTTATCGTCGCACCTTAAATGAAATGCCAGCCTACCGCGAAGAGTATGAAGAAGCGGTTGAAGACGGCGTGAAGTTTATGTTCCTAACTAACCCAGAGCAGTTCGATGCCGACGGCACGCTCACTGCGCGGGTGATGGAGCTCGGCGAACCCGATGAGAAAGGCCGTCGTCGCCCAGTGGCCACGGATAAAACCATCAAACTACGCATGGACGCGCTGATTACCGCCATTGGTGAACAGGCCGACTGCGCGGCGCTTAGCGCGATGGGTGTGCCATTAAATGCCGAGGGTTGGCCTGCGGTAAACGCAGAGACCGGTGAAACTCCACGTCCTAACGTGTTCTTAATTGGTGATGTGCAAAGTGGTCCATCCTCCATCGTTGCGGCTATCAGTACTGCTCGCCGTGCGACGGACGAAGTGCTCAAGCGTGAAAATATCCGTACTCATCACAGCGATAAGCAGTGGTCTAACGTCGATCCGGCGGAGATTTACCAGCGTAAAGGTGCGATCAGCGTGCTGATGGTGGATAAAGAAGAGCGTGAAGCCTTTGTGGCTCAGGAAGCGCAGCGTTGCTTGGAGTGTAACTATATCTGCAGCAAGTGTGTCGACGTTTGCCCAAACCGCGCCAACGTGTCTATCGCCGTTCCCGGCTTCCACGATCGTTTCCAAACCCTGCATTTAGATGCTTACTGCAACGAGTGTGGCAACTGTGCGCAGTTCTGTCCGTGGCAGGGAAAACCTTACAAAGACAAAATTACCATCTACAGCCTGCCAGAAGATTTTACCAACAGCACCAACCCAGGATTCTTTGTCGATAACGATAACGTCAGCGTTCGACAAGGTAAGCAAATCTGGCATTTGCATATTGATAAACAAGGCCAGCTTGATGATGTTCCCCCTGAGCTGGAAGACATGTGCCGCATCATTAGCCATGTTCACAACCATCATCACTACCTGCTTGGCCGAGTGGAGGTTTAA
- the ssnA gene encoding putative aminohydrolase SsnA: MLILKNVTAVQFEPAWVQHGIDIAIEGSLIKEVGSQLVAKYPQADVKDMQGKWVMPGIVCAHNHFYSGLSRGIMANIAPSPDFISTLKNLWWRLDRALDEESLYYSGLICSLEAIKSGCTAVIDHHASPNYIAGSLNTLRKGFIKAGLRGMTCFETTDRNGGNKELQAGVEENIAFARLIDNAKKQGSEPYLVEAHIGAHAPFTVSDAGLDMLREAIKATGRGLHIHAAEDSYDVSHSHDKYGKDLIVRLAEHDLIDAKTLVAHGLYLSEADIQIINQQDAFLVHNARSNMNNHVGYNHRIGEYQNVALGTDGIGSDMFEELKFAFFKHRDAGGPMWPDSFTRFLWNGNRLLERNFGAQFGCLAAGYKADLTVCDYPEPTPLAAQNIGGHLAFGMGSGSVRSVMVEGRFVYENGQFPFDVTPIYAEASKVAARLWKRMDDLA, encoded by the coding sequence ATGCTGATCCTAAAAAATGTGACGGCGGTTCAGTTCGAACCGGCTTGGGTACAACACGGTATTGATATTGCGATTGAAGGCTCGCTTATCAAAGAGGTAGGCAGCCAGCTGGTTGCCAAATATCCGCAGGCAGATGTGAAAGATATGCAGGGTAAATGGGTTATGCCGGGCATTGTCTGCGCGCATAACCACTTCTACTCCGGATTATCGCGCGGGATTATGGCCAATATTGCGCCTAGCCCTGATTTTATCTCCACGTTGAAAAATCTGTGGTGGCGCTTGGATCGCGCCTTAGATGAGGAGTCGCTGTATTACAGTGGGCTAATTTGTTCGCTGGAAGCCATCAAAAGCGGCTGTACCGCTGTTATCGATCACCATGCTTCGCCTAACTACATCGCGGGGTCATTAAATACGCTGCGTAAGGGGTTTATTAAAGCAGGACTGCGCGGTATGACCTGCTTTGAAACCACCGATCGTAACGGTGGCAATAAAGAGCTTCAGGCGGGTGTGGAAGAGAACATTGCCTTTGCCCGGTTGATTGATAACGCGAAGAAGCAGGGGAGTGAGCCCTATTTGGTGGAGGCACATATTGGTGCTCATGCGCCTTTCACCGTGTCGGATGCGGGTCTGGATATGCTGCGTGAAGCGATTAAAGCCACGGGGCGAGGCCTGCATATTCACGCGGCGGAAGACAGTTATGACGTATCTCACAGCCACGATAAATATGGCAAGGATCTGATTGTACGCTTGGCGGAGCACGATCTGATCGACGCCAAAACGCTGGTGGCGCACGGTCTGTATCTCTCTGAGGCCGATATTCAGATCATCAACCAGCAGGATGCATTTTTGGTGCATAACGCCCGTTCCAATATGAACAATCACGTTGGCTATAACCATCGCATTGGCGAATACCAGAATGTGGCCTTGGGAACGGACGGCATAGGCTCAGATATGTTTGAAGAGCTGAAATTTGCCTTCTTTAAACACCGTGATGCCGGAGGTCCAATGTGGCCAGACAGTTTCACGCGTTTCTTATGGAATGGTAATCGCTTACTGGAACGCAACTTCGGCGCTCAATTCGGTTGCTTAGCCGCAGGCTACAAAGCCGATCTTACCGTGTGTGATTATCCAGAGCCAACGCCGCTAGCGGCCCAAAATATTGGCGGACATCTCGCGTTTGGTATGGGCTCAGGCAGCGTCCGAAGTGTGATGGTTGAAGGACGCTTCGTTTATGAAAACGGTCAATTCCCATTTGATGTAACGCCAATTTATGCCGAAGCCAGCAAGGTGGCGGCACGGTTATGGAAGCGGATGGATGACTTAGCATAA